One window from the genome of Prochlorococcus marinus CUG1438 encodes:
- a CDS encoding photosystem I reaction center subunit XII, with protein MENIENILLTMEPTQTINLIALSLIVVIHAGVLALRLGISLGRN; from the coding sequence GTGGAGAATATAGAAAATATTTTATTAACTATGGAGCCAACTCAAACAATAAATTTAATTGCACTAAGTCTAATAGTAGTTATTCATGCAGGGGTCCTTGCACTAAGACTAGGAATTAGTTTGGGTAGAAACTAA
- a CDS encoding protochlorophyllide reductase: protein MSKNIKGLALITGTTSGVGLNTLKPLIRFGWEVIAVNRSNKRAKTTAEEFLTKEEIKNVHFIEIDLSNLDDVRKGCAELLERFKNPINSLICNAAVYKPRLKRPERSPQGFENSMAVNHFGHFLMINLLLENILSSERKIFLNGRSTVFKPRITVLGTVTANYSELGGRIPIPAPADLGDLSGFKRGFLSPISMANGKKFKPGKAYKDSKLCNMVTVQELSKRIPSEKIIINSLYPGCVADTKLFRDTPFLFRLLFPIFQKFITRGYVSQRLAGERVAQVATYKQYAKPSVHWSWGNRQETGRKAFSQKLSKRIIDPKTSQQTYDLTMQLVGLD from the coding sequence GTGAGTAAGAACATCAAGGGTTTAGCCCTTATAACAGGTACTACTTCGGGAGTTGGATTAAATACTCTTAAACCCCTTATAAGATTTGGATGGGAAGTAATAGCCGTTAATCGATCAAATAAAAGAGCGAAAACAACAGCTGAGGAATTCTTGACAAAAGAGGAAATTAAAAATGTTCACTTTATAGAAATAGATCTTTCTAACTTGGATGATGTAAGGAAAGGTTGCGCTGAATTATTGGAAAGATTTAAAAACCCAATAAATTCTCTTATTTGTAATGCGGCAGTCTACAAGCCAAGATTAAAAAGACCTGAAAGATCTCCCCAGGGTTTTGAAAACTCCATGGCAGTTAATCATTTTGGGCATTTTCTTATGATAAACCTACTTCTCGAGAATATTTTATCTTCGGAGAGAAAAATCTTCTTAAATGGCAGATCTACAGTATTTAAGCCAAGAATTACAGTATTAGGAACTGTTACAGCTAATTATTCAGAACTTGGGGGAAGAATTCCAATACCTGCCCCAGCTGACTTAGGGGATTTATCTGGATTTAAAAGAGGTTTTTTGTCCCCAATTAGTATGGCGAATGGAAAGAAATTCAAACCAGGTAAAGCATATAAGGATAGTAAGCTTTGCAATATGGTGACCGTTCAGGAATTATCAAAAAGAATTCCTTCAGAAAAAATTATTATTAATTCTCTTTACCCTGGATGTGTTGCTGACACAAAACTTTTTAGAGATACCCCTTTTTTATTCAGATTACTTTTCCCGATTTTTCAGAAATTTATAACAAGAGGTTATGTTTCACAAAGATTGGCAGGAGAGAGGGTTGCTCAAGTGGCGACCTACAAACAATATGCTAAACCCTCAGTCCATTGGAGCTGGGGAAATCGTCAAGAAACTGGAAGGAAAGCTTTTTCTCAAAAGTTGTCAAAAAGAATAATTGATCCAAAGACTTCTCAACAAACTTATGATTTAACAATGCAATTGGTTGGATTAGATTGA
- a CDS encoding ferredoxin:protochlorophyllide reductase (ATP-dependent) iron-sulfur ATP-binding protein, whose amino-acid sequence MTSTINKPLDGEGSVQVKQDPKIKIEEGALVIAVYGKGGIGKSTTSSNLSAAFSKLGKKVLQIGCDPKHDSTFTLTHKMVPTVIDILEEVDFHSEELRPNDFMFEGFNGVMCVESGGPPAGTGCGGYVTGQTVKLLKEHHLLEDTDVVIFDVLGDVVCGGFAAPLQHANYCLIVTANDFDSIFAMNRIVSAIKAKAKNYKVRLGGVVANRSKDTDQIDKFNARTGLKTMAHFKDVDAIRRSRLKKCTIFEMEPTEDVVEVQNEYLSLAKNMLENVEPLEGNPLKDREIFDLLGFD is encoded by the coding sequence ATGACAAGTACTATAAATAAACCTCTTGATGGGGAAGGGAGTGTTCAAGTAAAGCAAGATCCAAAAATAAAGATCGAAGAAGGAGCGTTAGTTATCGCCGTATACGGGAAAGGAGGTATCGGAAAATCAACTACATCATCCAACCTTTCTGCCGCATTCTCAAAATTAGGGAAAAAGGTTCTACAAATTGGATGTGATCCAAAACATGATAGCACTTTTACTTTGACGCATAAAATGGTTCCTACCGTTATTGATATTCTCGAAGAGGTAGATTTTCATAGCGAAGAATTGAGACCAAACGATTTCATGTTTGAAGGTTTTAATGGTGTAATGTGCGTCGAAAGTGGGGGTCCTCCTGCAGGTACAGGATGCGGGGGATATGTAACTGGTCAGACTGTAAAGCTTCTCAAAGAACACCACTTATTAGAGGATACTGACGTTGTAATTTTTGATGTCCTTGGAGATGTTGTTTGCGGGGGTTTTGCAGCACCATTGCAACATGCAAATTACTGCCTAATTGTTACCGCTAATGACTTTGATTCAATATTTGCTATGAACAGAATAGTCTCTGCTATTAAAGCAAAAGCAAAAAACTATAAAGTTAGATTAGGTGGAGTAGTAGCGAATAGATCAAAAGATACAGATCAAATAGATAAATTTAATGCCCGAACTGGTTTAAAAACCATGGCTCACTTTAAAGATGTAGACGCCATTAGAAGATCAAGATTAAAGAAATGTACTATTTTCGAAATGGAACCAACCGAAGACGTCGTTGAAGTTCAGAATGAATATTTATCTCTTGCTAAAAATATGCTTGAAAATGTAGAACCACTAGAAGGGAATCCTCTTAAAGATAGAGAAATCTTTGATTTATTAGGATTTGATTAG
- a CDS encoding ferredoxin:protochlorophyllide reductase (ATP-dependent) subunit B, producing the protein MELTLWTYEGPPHVGAMRIASSMKNIHYVLHAPQGDTYADLLFTMIERRGQRPPVTYTTFQARDLGGDTAELVKKNIKEAVERFKPKALLVGESCTAELIQDQPGALAKGMGFDMPIVNLELPAYSKKENWGASETFYQLTRTLLKEKVSSTGKISPQRWKELGRRPKVNILGPSLLGFRCRDDVIEIQRILSEQGIDTNVVAPLGASPDDIKRLIDAEINICLYQEIAEASCEWLRRNFGMEYTNTIPIGIKNTIEFINEVHNKLDLPLTNKEELEHNSKLPWYSKSVDSNYLTGKRVFIFGDGTHAIAAAKIAKDELGFEVVGLGTYSREMAKQVRATANELNIEALITNNYLEVEDAIKKASPELVLGTQMERHSAKRLGIPCSVISTPMHVQDVPARYSPQMGWEGANVIFDDWVHPLMMGLEEHLIDMFKHDFEFVDGHQSHLGHTATKSKEVINSDEKKDKKCKEEIIWTESGRAELTKVPFFVRGKVKTNTEKYATLKGIPEISDETLYDAKAYFS; encoded by the coding sequence ATGGAATTAACTCTATGGACATATGAAGGGCCACCACATGTTGGAGCGATGAGAATTGCCTCTTCAATGAAAAATATACATTATGTTCTTCATGCACCTCAAGGAGATACATATGCAGATCTTCTTTTTACAATGATTGAGAGGAGGGGGCAAAGACCTCCTGTTACTTATACAACTTTTCAGGCTAGAGACCTCGGAGGAGATACAGCTGAATTAGTTAAGAAAAATATTAAGGAAGCTGTAGAGCGATTTAAACCAAAAGCTCTTTTAGTTGGAGAAAGCTGTACAGCAGAACTTATCCAAGACCAACCTGGAGCACTTGCAAAAGGGATGGGGTTTGATATGCCAATTGTTAATCTTGAATTACCTGCTTACAGCAAGAAAGAAAATTGGGGCGCTTCAGAAACTTTTTATCAATTAACAAGAACTCTTTTAAAAGAGAAAGTAAGTTCTACAGGGAAAATAAGCCCTCAAAGGTGGAAGGAATTAGGCCGAAGACCCAAAGTCAATATTCTTGGTCCTTCATTACTTGGATTTAGATGTAGGGATGATGTTATTGAAATTCAACGTATACTCTCAGAACAAGGAATTGATACAAACGTTGTTGCTCCTTTAGGTGCAAGTCCAGATGATATTAAAAGATTAATTGATGCTGAAATAAATATTTGTCTTTATCAAGAAATTGCCGAAGCATCATGTGAATGGCTTCGACGGAACTTTGGAATGGAATATACAAATACTATTCCAATTGGAATAAAAAATACAATTGAATTTATAAATGAAGTTCATAATAAATTGGATCTCCCTCTGACTAATAAAGAAGAATTAGAACATAATTCAAAACTTCCCTGGTACTCAAAATCAGTTGACTCAAACTACTTAACTGGCAAAAGGGTTTTTATTTTTGGTGATGGAACACATGCAATCGCGGCCGCAAAAATTGCCAAAGATGAATTAGGTTTTGAAGTAGTTGGTCTTGGGACATACAGCAGGGAGATGGCAAAACAAGTAAGAGCAACTGCAAATGAACTAAATATTGAAGCTTTAATTACTAATAATTACTTAGAAGTAGAAGATGCAATAAAAAAAGCCTCACCTGAATTAGTTTTAGGGACTCAGATGGAAAGGCATAGTGCCAAGAGACTTGGTATTCCATGTTCAGTAATAAGTACACCAATGCATGTTCAAGATGTTCCTGCAAGATATAGTCCACAAATGGGATGGGAGGGAGCAAATGTGATTTTTGATGATTGGGTGCATCCCCTAATGATGGGATTAGAAGAGCATCTTATTGATATGTTTAAACATGACTTTGAGTTTGTAGACGGTCATCAAAGCCATTTGGGACACACAGCCACAAAATCAAAGGAAGTTATAAATTCTGACGAAAAAAAGGATAAAAAATGTAAAGAAGAAATTATTTGGACTGAATCTGGTAGAGCTGAATTAACAAAGGTTCCATTTTTTGTTAGAGGTAAAGTCAAAACAAATACTGAAAAATACGCTACTTTGAAAGGGATTCCGGAAATCAGCGATGAAACCCTTTACGACGCTAAGGCATATTTCAGTTAA
- a CDS encoding ferredoxin:protochlorophyllide reductase (ATP-dependent) subunit N — translation MSKVEFNKETGPREVFCGLTSIVWLHRRMPDAFFLVVGSRTCAHLIQSAAGVMIFAEPRFGTAILEEKDLAGLADAHEELDRVVNDLIARRPEIKTLFLVGSCPSEVIKLDLATVAEKLNKKFLGRVRFVNYSGSGIETTFTQGEDGALKALIPLMESSNEEKLLLVGTLANNVEDRFKKIFRNLGISNIESFPPRQSTELPKIGKNTKVLLTQPYLSDTVRDLKHRGCEIISSPFPLGIEGSTKWFLAAAKAFKINELKVHEIISPLINRAKLALKSHKEILKGKRLFLLPESQLEISLARFLHNECEMDLIEVGTPYLNKDLMKEEINLLPDNTKIVEGQHVEKQLDRVRESNPDLVVCGMGLANPLEAEGISTKWSIEMVFSPIHGIDQAADLAGLFSKPLRRNQILTSKTLVTH, via the coding sequence ATGAGTAAAGTTGAATTTAATAAGGAAACTGGACCTAGGGAAGTTTTTTGTGGTTTAACTTCAATAGTTTGGCTCCACAGAAGAATGCCTGATGCGTTTTTTCTAGTGGTAGGCTCAAGGACATGTGCTCATTTAATTCAAAGCGCTGCCGGAGTTATGATTTTTGCTGAGCCAAGATTTGGAACGGCTATTCTTGAAGAAAAAGATCTTGCTGGTCTTGCTGACGCTCATGAAGAATTAGATCGAGTTGTTAATGATCTTATTGCAAGAAGACCAGAAATAAAAACTCTTTTTCTAGTTGGATCTTGTCCAAGTGAAGTAATCAAACTAGATCTTGCAACTGTCGCAGAGAAATTAAATAAAAAATTTTTAGGTCGAGTAAGATTCGTTAATTACTCTGGCAGTGGGATAGAAACAACTTTTACCCAAGGAGAGGATGGCGCCTTAAAAGCTTTAATTCCATTGATGGAGTCCTCAAATGAGGAGAAATTATTATTAGTTGGGACCCTTGCAAATAATGTAGAGGATAGGTTTAAAAAGATTTTTAGAAATTTAGGAATTTCAAATATTGAGAGCTTTCCACCCCGTCAATCAACAGAATTACCAAAGATCGGCAAAAATACAAAAGTATTATTAACTCAGCCTTATTTAAGTGATACAGTTCGAGACCTCAAACATCGCGGTTGTGAAATAATTTCATCTCCATTTCCTCTTGGTATCGAAGGAAGTACTAAATGGTTTTTAGCTGCTGCGAAAGCTTTCAAAATCAATGAACTTAAGGTTCATGAGATTATTTCGCCTTTAATCAATAGAGCAAAACTTGCTCTTAAATCTCACAAAGAAATACTTAAAGGGAAAAGATTATTTCTTCTTCCTGAATCGCAACTGGAGATATCTTTGGCAAGATTTTTGCATAATGAATGCGAAATGGATCTTATAGAGGTAGGCACTCCTTACCTAAATAAGGATTTAATGAAAGAGGAGATTAATTTACTGCCTGACAATACAAAAATTGTCGAAGGGCAACATGTAGAAAAACAATTAGATCGAGTAAGGGAATCTAATCCAGACTTAGTTGTTTGTGGAATGGGTTTGGCTAACCCTCTTGAGGCTGAAGGAATTAGTACTAAGTGGTCGATAGAAATGGTATTTAGTCCAATTCATGGAATTGATCAAGCCGCAGATTTAGCAGGTCTCTTCTCCAAACCTTTGAGAAGGAATCAAATCCTAACTTCAAAAACTTTAGTAACGCATTAA
- a CDS encoding BMC domain-containing protein: protein MEPTSSFNRGERKKGSSLVTGSEVQSQASGASCFITTDSEKSLVSRQASQVEQIELRTYVFLDSLQPQLAAYMGTVSRGFLPIPGDSCLWMEVSPGMAVHRVTDIALKASNVRLGQMIVERAFGSLALYHKDQSTVLHSGDVVLDAIGSEVRKRTKPSTSWTEVIRAITPDHAVLINRQNRSGSMIQSGMSMFILETEPAGYVLKAANEAEKASNITVVDVKAVGAFGRLTLAGKEGDVEEAAAAAIRAIDEIANY, encoded by the coding sequence ATGGAACCAACTTCTAGTTTTAACAGAGGGGAACGAAAAAAAGGTAGTTCTCTTGTCACAGGATCTGAGGTGCAATCTCAGGCTAGTGGTGCAAGCTGTTTTATTACAACTGATTCAGAAAAGTCTTTGGTGTCCAGGCAAGCAAGTCAAGTTGAGCAAATTGAGTTAAGAACATATGTTTTTTTAGATTCTCTTCAACCTCAACTAGCTGCATATATGGGAACGGTTAGTAGAGGTTTTTTGCCTATACCTGGAGATTCATGCCTTTGGATGGAAGTTTCACCTGGGATGGCCGTTCATAGAGTCACTGATATTGCTTTAAAAGCAAGTAATGTAAGACTTGGTCAGATGATTGTTGAGAGAGCATTCGGTTCTCTGGCTCTTTATCACAAAGATCAAAGTACTGTTTTGCATTCTGGGGATGTTGTTCTAGATGCTATTGGAAGTGAAGTTAGAAAAAGAACCAAACCTTCAACAAGTTGGACAGAAGTTATTCGAGCTATTACTCCAGATCATGCCGTCTTAATAAATAGACAAAACAGGAGTGGATCAATGATTCAATCTGGAATGAGCATGTTTATATTAGAAACTGAACCTGCTGGTTATGTTTTAAAAGCGGCAAATGAAGCAGAAAAAGCATCTAATATAACTGTTGTTGATGTAAAGGCAGTTGGTGCTTTTGGTAGATTAACTCTTGCAGGTAAAGAAGGAGATGTAGAAGAAGCAGCGGCTGCTGCTATAAGAGCAATTGATGAAATCGCAAATTATTGA
- a CDS encoding non-canonical purine NTP pyrophosphatase, with protein sequence MNLPVLTIASGNTRKVSEISEMLDVLSLKVEKQPEYLNVEETGKTYFENALLKAKAAALETKTWALADDSGLEVDILDGRPGIFSARYAKNNAEKIKKLINELSDSPYRSARFISCMVLCDPSGNLVKDTTGICWGEILKNPKYPDGEFESIFWVKEANCVYGELSESQLSKLGSRGKAAKIMSPYLKKEIGLN encoded by the coding sequence TTGAACCTGCCAGTTCTAACAATTGCAAGTGGTAACACAAGAAAAGTTTCTGAAATTTCAGAGATGTTAGATGTTTTATCTTTAAAGGTAGAAAAGCAACCAGAGTATTTAAATGTAGAAGAAACTGGAAAAACATATTTTGAGAATGCACTGCTAAAAGCAAAAGCAGCTGCGTTAGAGACAAAAACTTGGGCATTAGCTGACGATTCGGGGCTTGAAGTAGATATTTTGGATGGTCGACCAGGCATATTTTCTGCTCGATATGCTAAAAACAACGCTGAAAAAATTAAAAAATTAATTAATGAACTCTCTGATAGTCCCTATAGAAGCGCAAGATTCATAAGTTGTATGGTTTTATGTGATCCCTCGGGAAACCTAGTTAAGGATACTACTGGAATATGCTGGGGGGAGATTCTTAAGAACCCCAAATACCCAGATGGGGAGTTCGAATCTATTTTTTGGGTAAAAGAAGCTAACTGTGTTTACGGAGAGCTCTCAGAATCACAGCTAAGTAAATTAGGGAGCAGAGGTAAAGCCGCCAAAATCATGTCACCGTACCTAAAAAAAGAAATTGGTTTAAATTAA
- a CDS encoding BMC domain-containing protein: protein MATETMGIALGMIETRGLVPAIEAADAMTKAAEVRLIGREFVGGGYVTVLVRGETGAVNAAVRAGADACERVGDGLVAAHIIARPHREVEPALGNGEFLGQKD from the coding sequence ATGGCTACAGAAACAATGGGTATCGCTCTCGGCATGATCGAGACACGCGGACTTGTACCTGCAATTGAAGCAGCAGACGCAATGACCAAGGCAGCAGAAGTTCGTCTTATTGGTCGTGAATTCGTTGGTGGCGGTTATGTCACAGTATTAGTTAGAGGCGAAACAGGCGCGGTTAACGCAGCTGTAAGAGCTGGTGCTGATGCTTGTGAAAGAGTTGGAGACGGCTTAGTTGCAGCTCACATTATTGCTCGTCCTCATAGAGAAGTTGAACCTGCTCTAGGTAACGGTGAATTTCTTGGTCAAAAGGACTAA
- a CDS encoding form I ribulose bisphosphate carboxylase large subunit, producing MSKKYDAGVKEYRDTYWTPEYVPLDTDLLACFKCTGQEGVPREEVAAAVAAESSTGTWSTVWSELLTDLEFYKGRCYRIEDVPGDPEAFYAFIAYPLDLFEEGSITNVLTSLVGNVFGFKALRHLRLEDIRFPIAFIKTCGGPPNGIVVERDRLNKYGRPLLGCTIKPKLGLSGKNYGRVVYECLRGGLDLTKDDENINSQPFQRWRERFEFVAEAVKLAQQETGEVKGHYLNCTANTPEELYERAEFAKELDMPIIMHDYITGGFTANTGLANWCRKNGMLLHIHRAMHAVIDRHPKHGIHFRVLAKCLRLSGGDQLHTGTVVGKLEGDRQTTLGYIDNLRESFVPEDRSRGNFFDQDWGSMPGVFAVASGGIHVWHMPALLAIFGDDSCLQFGGGTHGHPWGSAAGAAANRVALEACVKARNAGREIEKESRDILMEAAKHSPELAIALETWKEIKFEFDTVDKLDVQG from the coding sequence ATGAGTAAGAAGTATGATGCAGGGGTAAAGGAGTACAGAGATACCTACTGGACTCCTGAATATGTACCCCTAGACACCGATTTACTAGCCTGTTTCAAATGTACAGGTCAAGAAGGTGTCCCAAGAGAAGAAGTTGCAGCTGCTGTTGCCGCTGAATCTTCAACAGGTACTTGGTCAACAGTTTGGTCCGAGTTACTTACAGACTTAGAATTTTACAAAGGACGTTGTTATCGAATCGAAGACGTTCCTGGAGATCCTGAAGCATTCTATGCTTTTATTGCATATCCTTTAGATCTTTTTGAAGAAGGTTCTATTACAAACGTATTAACATCTCTTGTAGGAAACGTTTTTGGATTTAAAGCTCTAAGACACTTACGCTTAGAAGATATTAGATTCCCAATCGCTTTCATCAAAACTTGCGGTGGCCCACCAAATGGAATCGTAGTTGAAAGAGATCGTTTAAATAAATATGGAAGACCTCTACTTGGTTGTACCATTAAACCTAAATTAGGCTTATCCGGTAAAAACTATGGCCGAGTTGTATATGAGTGCCTCAGAGGCGGTCTTGATTTAACTAAGGATGATGAGAATATTAATTCTCAACCGTTCCAGCGTTGGAGAGAAAGATTTGAGTTTGTTGCAGAAGCTGTTAAGCTCGCTCAGCAAGAAACTGGAGAAGTCAAAGGCCACTACTTAAACTGTACTGCTAACACTCCTGAAGAACTCTACGAAAGAGCTGAATTTGCAAAAGAGCTAGATATGCCAATCATCATGCATGATTATATAACTGGTGGTTTTACTGCAAATACTGGATTAGCAAACTGGTGTCGTAAAAATGGCATGCTTCTGCATATTCACAGAGCTATGCATGCTGTTATTGATAGACATCCAAAACATGGTATCCATTTCAGAGTCCTAGCAAAATGTTTGAGACTCTCCGGAGGAGATCAATTACATACAGGAACTGTTGTTGGAAAACTAGAAGGTGATCGTCAAACAACACTTGGTTACATTGACAACTTAAGAGAGTCATTTGTTCCTGAAGATAGATCAAGAGGTAACTTCTTTGATCAAGATTGGGGTTCAATGCCAGGAGTATTTGCAGTCGCATCAGGTGGTATTCACGTATGGCATATGCCTGCACTCTTAGCGATTTTTGGAGATGATTCTTGTCTTCAGTTCGGTGGAGGAACACATGGTCATCCATGGGGTTCAGCTGCTGGAGCTGCAGCTAACAGAGTTGCTTTAGAAGCTTGCGTTAAAGCTCGTAATGCTGGTCGCGAAATCGAAAAAGAGAGTAGAGACATTCTTATGGAAGCTGCTAAGCACAGTCCTGAATTAGCTATTGCTCTTGAAACTTGGAAGGAAATTAAGTTTGAATTTGATACCGTCGACAAGCTTGACGTTCAAGGTTAA
- a CDS encoding ribulose bisphosphate carboxylase small subunit, whose amino-acid sequence MPFQSTVGDYQTVATLETFGFLPPMTQEEIYDQIAYIIAQGWSPVIEHVHPSGSMQTYWSYWKLPFFGEKDLNLVVSELEACHRAYPDHHVRIIGYDAYTQSQGTAFVVFQGR is encoded by the coding sequence ATGCCTTTCCAGAGCACAGTAGGCGACTATCAAACAGTTGCAACCCTGGAAACATTCGGTTTCTTACCACCGATGACCCAGGAAGAGATATACGATCAAATTGCATACATAATTGCTCAAGGCTGGAGTCCTGTTATTGAGCATGTTCATCCTAGTGGAAGTATGCAAACTTATTGGTCTTATTGGAAACTCCCATTTTTTGGGGAAAAAGATCTTAACTTAGTTGTAAGTGAATTAGAGGCTTGTCATCGAGCATACCCTGATCACCATGTAAGAATAATCGGATACGATGCTTACACTCAAAGCCAAGGAACAGCTTTTGTCGTTTTCCAAGGACGTTAA